In Desulfovibrio sp. 86, the following proteins share a genomic window:
- a CDS encoding CoB--CoM heterodisulfide reductase iron-sulfur subunit A family protein, with translation MSNAILVVGGGFAGLTAAIEAAELGHDVYIVEKSPWLGGRVAQLNKYFPKLCPPSCGLEIQFQRIRKNPRVKFFTQAEVVGFRGVKGDYTVKVRIEPRHTAPHNVDFGLLASSLDGETPSEFDFGLSKRKALFKAMPFAFPSRYTLDMKGLSKADAARVAGNQFLDVNEGPREIELSVGAVVVATGWKPYDVTRLTNLGAGAVKNCITNMQLERLAAPSGPTGGRIVRPTDGRRPHHVAFVQCAGSRDQNHLNYCSYICCMATLKHCQYLAEQSPETQITVYYIDLRAPGRYVKVLEKVKAMPNVHFVKGKVADAVQAEGDKVRLTAEDAVSGEKLTLDYDLVVLATGMQPSLAGEDAPLPLPLDEEGFVAGGEEAGIFAAGCARMPLDVMRSAQSGTAAALKAVQTVKGR, from the coding sequence ATGTCCAATGCCATTCTCGTCGTGGGCGGCGGCTTTGCAGGCCTTACAGCCGCCATTGAAGCGGCGGAACTGGGCCACGACGTCTATATCGTCGAAAAGTCGCCCTGGCTCGGGGGCCGCGTGGCTCAGCTCAACAAATATTTCCCAAAACTCTGTCCTCCCTCCTGCGGCCTGGAAATCCAGTTCCAGCGTATCAGGAAAAATCCCCGTGTGAAGTTCTTTACCCAGGCAGAAGTGGTCGGCTTTCGCGGGGTCAAGGGCGACTACACCGTGAAGGTGCGCATCGAACCGCGCCACACGGCGCCCCACAATGTGGATTTCGGCCTGCTGGCTTCCAGTCTGGACGGTGAAACCCCCAGCGAATTTGACTTCGGCCTTTCCAAGCGCAAGGCCCTTTTCAAGGCCATGCCCTTTGCCTTCCCCAGCCGTTACACGCTGGACATGAAGGGGCTTTCCAAGGCCGACGCGGCCCGCGTTGCGGGCAACCAGTTTCTGGACGTGAATGAAGGGCCTCGCGAAATCGAGCTCAGCGTTGGCGCGGTGGTCGTCGCCACCGGCTGGAAGCCCTACGACGTGACCCGCCTCACCAACCTTGGCGCCGGCGCCGTGAAAAACTGCATTACCAACATGCAGCTTGAGCGCCTTGCCGCGCCCAGCGGGCCCACCGGCGGGCGCATAGTGCGTCCCACTGACGGGCGCAGGCCGCACCATGTGGCCTTTGTGCAGTGTGCGGGTTCCCGCGACCAGAACCACCTGAACTATTGCTCCTATATCTGCTGTATGGCCACGCTCAAGCACTGCCAGTATCTGGCCGAGCAAAGCCCTGAAACGCAGATCACGGTGTACTACATCGACCTGCGCGCCCCTGGCCGCTATGTGAAGGTGCTTGAAAAGGTCAAGGCCATGCCCAATGTGCATTTTGTCAAGGGCAAAGTGGCTGACGCCGTGCAGGCCGAAGGCGACAAGGTTCGCCTGACCGCCGAGGACGCCGTGAGCGGTGAAAAACTCACCCTTGATTATGACCTTGTTGTACTGGCCACGGGCATGCAGCCCTCGCTGGCCGGTGAAGACGCGCCTCTGCCCCTGCCTCTTGATGAAGAAGGCTTTGTGGCGGGCGGTGAAGAGGCCGGTATTTTTGCAGCCGGTTGCGCTCGCATGCCCCTTGATGTGATGCGCTCGGCTCAGTCCGGCACAGCCGCCGCCCTGAAGGCGGTACAAACGGTGAAAGGGAGGTAG
- the aprA gene encoding adenylyl-sulfate reductase subunit alpha — protein MPMIPVKEATKGVAIAEPEVKEHAVDLLIVGGGMGSCGTAFEAVRWGDKHGLKIMLCDKASLERSGAVAQGLSAINTYLGDNSADDYVRMVRTDLMGLVREDLIFDCGRHVDDSVHLFEDWGLPCWIKGEDGHNMNGAAAKAAGKSLRKGDAPVRSGRWQIMINGESYKCIVAEAAKNALGEDRIMERIFIVKLLLDKNTPNRIAGAVGFNLRANEVHIFKANAVMVAAGGAVNVYRPRSTGEGMGRAWYPVWNAGSTYTMCAQVGAEMTMMENRFVPARFKDGYGPVGAWFLLFKAKATNSKGEDYCVTNRAMLKPYEDRGYAKGHVIPTCLRNHMMLREMREGRGPIYMDTKTALQTTFATLNEEQQKELESEAWEDFLDMCVGQANLWACTNTAPEERGSEIMPTEPYLLGSHSGCCGIWVSGPDEAWVPEDYKVRAANGKVYNRMTTVEGLFTCADGVGASGHKFSSGSHAEGRIAGKQMVRWCLDHKDFKPEVKETADELKKLIYRPYYNFLAGKDASTDPVVNPNYITPKNFMMRLVKCTDEYGGGVSTYYTTSKALLDTGFNLLAMMEEDSLKLASRDLHELLRCWENYHRLWTVRLHMQHISFREESRYPGFYYRADFMGLDDTKWKCFVNSKYDPATGETKIFKKPYYQIIPD, from the coding sequence TTGCGACAAGGCTTCCCTCGAGCGCTCCGGCGCCGTGGCTCAGGGCCTTTCCGCCATCAACACCTACCTGGGCGACAACAGCGCCGACGACTACGTGCGCATGGTCCGCACCGACCTTATGGGTCTGGTCCGCGAAGACCTTATCTTCGACTGCGGCCGTCACGTTGACGACTCCGTGCATCTGTTCGAAGACTGGGGTCTGCCCTGCTGGATCAAGGGTGAAGACGGCCACAACATGAACGGCGCTGCCGCCAAGGCCGCCGGCAAGAGCCTGCGTAAGGGCGACGCCCCCGTGCGTTCCGGTCGCTGGCAGATCATGATCAACGGTGAATCCTACAAGTGCATCGTGGCCGAAGCTGCCAAGAATGCCCTGGGTGAAGACCGCATCATGGAGCGCATCTTCATCGTGAAGCTGCTGCTCGACAAAAATACCCCCAACCGCATCGCCGGCGCCGTGGGCTTCAACCTGCGCGCCAACGAAGTGCACATCTTTAAAGCCAACGCCGTTATGGTGGCAGCTGGCGGCGCGGTGAACGTGTACCGTCCCCGCTCCACCGGTGAAGGCATGGGCCGCGCCTGGTATCCCGTGTGGAACGCCGGTTCTACCTATACCATGTGCGCTCAAGTCGGCGCTGAAATGACCATGATGGAAAACCGCTTCGTGCCCGCCCGCTTCAAGGACGGTTACGGCCCCGTGGGCGCGTGGTTCCTTCTGTTCAAGGCCAAAGCCACCAACAGCAAGGGCGAAGACTACTGCGTGACCAACCGTGCCATGCTGAAGCCCTACGAAGATCGCGGCTACGCCAAGGGCCATGTCATCCCGACCTGCCTGCGTAACCACATGATGCTTCGCGAAATGCGCGAAGGTCGCGGCCCCATCTACATGGACACCAAGACTGCCCTGCAGACCACCTTCGCCACTCTGAACGAAGAGCAGCAGAAGGAACTTGAGTCCGAAGCCTGGGAAGACTTCCTCGACATGTGCGTTGGCCAGGCCAACCTGTGGGCCTGCACCAATACCGCTCCTGAAGAACGCGGTTCCGAAATCATGCCCACCGAACCCTACCTGCTCGGCTCCCACTCCGGTTGCTGCGGCATTTGGGTGTCCGGTCCCGACGAAGCCTGGGTGCCCGAAGACTACAAGGTTCGCGCTGCCAACGGCAAAGTCTACAACCGCATGACCACCGTTGAAGGTCTGTTCACCTGCGCCGACGGCGTGGGCGCTTCCGGCCACAAGTTCTCTTCCGGTTCCCATGCTGAAGGCCGCATCGCCGGCAAGCAGATGGTGCGCTGGTGCCTTGACCACAAGGACTTCAAGCCCGAGGTCAAGGAAACCGCCGACGAACTGAAGAAGCTGATCTACCGTCCTTACTACAACTTCCTCGCTGGCAAGGACGCCTCCACCGACCCCGTGGTCAACCCCAACTACATCACGCCCAAGAACTTCATGATGCGTCTTGTGAAGTGCACCGACGAATACGGCGGCGGCGTGAGCACCTACTACACCACCTCCAAGGCTCTGCTCGACACGGGCTTCAACCTGCTTGCCATGATGGAAGAAGACTCCCTCAAGCTGGCCTCCCGTGACCTGCACGAACTGCTGCGCTGCTGGGAAAACTACCATCGCCTGTGGACGGTGCGCCTGCACATGCAGCACATCTCCTTCCGCGAAGAATCCCGTTATCCCGGCTTCTACTATCGTGCGGACTTCATGGGCCTGGACGACACCAAGTGGAAGTGCTTCGTGAACTCCAAGTACGATCCCGCCACTGGCGAGACCAAGATCTTCAAGAAGCCCTATTACCAGATCATCCCCGACTAG